In one Limosilactobacillus oris genomic region, the following are encoded:
- a CDS encoding triose-phosphate isomerase — protein MLTKRNVVPETMRTTSRELRIQRAGMDAPELISNCRVLTLLDHSSRELNYQLRTTLQGSQQPVLKLDEGDLRLTPVDFAYLLSRRLANVLAGVSRAAVARLVIVYSPSWAGECRLPADAQRIRIAHRQIRDSLRIIYDQETAGQVQIIYGGFVFEEELADVLCDSNVDGVLINK, from the coding sequence ATGCTAACGAAACGTAACGTGGTACCTGAAACAATGCGGACGACAAGCCGTGAATTGCGTATTCAGCGGGCTGGAATGGACGCGCCGGAACTTATCAGTAACTGCCGGGTTCTGACACTGCTTGACCACTCGTCACGAGAGCTCAACTACCAGCTGCGGACAACGCTCCAGGGGAGCCAACAACCGGTTTTGAAACTTGATGAGGGAGACCTTCGACTGACACCCGTTGACTTTGCCTACCTGCTGAGCCGGCGACTGGCCAATGTTCTAGCCGGGGTGAGCCGTGCAGCGGTCGCGCGGCTGGTGATTGTTTATTCACCGAGCTGGGCTGGCGAATGCCGCCTGCCAGCTGACGCACAGCGAATCAGGATTGCTCACCGACAAATTCGCGACTCGTTGCGGATTATTTATGACCAAGAAACTGCCGGGCAGGTTCAAATCATTTATGGCGGTTTCGTTTTTGAAGAAGAATTAGCCGACGTGCTATGTGACAGCAACGTGGACGGCGTCTTAATAAATAAGTGA
- the fsa gene encoding fructose-6-phosphate aldolase — translation MKIFADTANIDEIKRINDLGLLDGVTTNPTIIAREGKDWETVEKEICAIVDGPVSAEVTADDTDGMVTQARELSKWADNIVVKIPMTEAGLKAVNILSKEGIKTNVTLVFSAAQGLLAAKAGATYVSPFLGRLDDIGASGLELVEKLRQIFDIYGYQTEIIAASIRHCQHVEQVALAGCDIATIPGHLIPKLWEHPLTDKGLATFKKDWAEFEQLQKK, via the coding sequence ATGAAGATTTTTGCGGACACTGCTAACATCGACGAAATTAAGCGGATCAACGACCTTGGCTTACTAGACGGGGTGACGACTAACCCAACCATCATTGCCCGGGAAGGTAAGGACTGGGAAACCGTCGAAAAGGAGATTTGCGCGATTGTCGATGGCCCGGTCAGTGCTGAAGTAACGGCTGACGATACTGACGGGATGGTGACCCAGGCTCGGGAGCTCAGCAAGTGGGCGGACAACATTGTCGTTAAGATTCCGATGACCGAGGCGGGCTTAAAGGCCGTCAACATTCTGTCAAAAGAAGGGATTAAGACAAACGTTACCCTGGTCTTCTCCGCAGCACAAGGATTGCTGGCTGCAAAGGCGGGGGCGACCTACGTCAGTCCCTTCCTGGGGCGGCTTGATGACATCGGGGCGAGCGGGCTGGAATTAGTTGAAAAGCTACGGCAGATTTTTGACATCTATGGCTACCAGACGGAAATCATCGCCGCTTCCATTCGCCACTGCCAACACGTTGAACAGGTCGCTCTGGCTGGTTGTGACATCGCCACCATTCCTGGTCACCTTATTCCAAAATTGTGGGAACACCCGTTGACGGATAAGGGACTAGCAACGTTTAAGAAGGATTGGGCCGAATTTGAACAACTGCAGAAGAAATAA